From the genome of Campylobacter concisus:
CGCCGAGCTCAAGATCGTTGATCGATAAAATTTCACTCATTTTTTACCCTTTAAATTTACTTCGTAGCCACGATCTTAGCTAGGTCTACAAGCCTTGTCGAGTAGCCCCACTCGTTGTCGTACCATGCAAAGACCTTCACCATATCATCAGCTATGACCTGCGTAGTGTCGCTCGCCACGATGCTGCTGTATGCGCTCGTGCAAAAGTCGCTGCTAACCCTATAATCGTCATCGACGAATAAAATTCCCTTTAAATTTGACTCAGCAGCCGCTCTAAACGCCTCGTTTATCTCCTCTTTGCTAGCAGGTCTTTTTAAAACCGCCGTTAAATCTACCATAGAGACGTTTGCTACTGGTACGCGCACGCTTTGTCCGTGCATCTTGCCGTTTAGCTCGGGAAGTACTTTTGCGATCGCCTTTGCGGCTCCGGTGGTCGTAGGTCCGATATTTAGGGCTGCAGCACGCGAGCGGCGGAAGTCTTTAGCCTTTACATCTACTAGACTCTGACCGTTGGTGTAGGCGTGGATCGTGGTCATGAGTCCTTTTACGATGCCAAATTTATCGTTTAGCACCTTTGCCACTGGAGCTAGGCCGTTTGTGGTGCAGCTTGCGTTTGAGACGATCGCTTCGCCTGCGTATTTATCGTCGTTTACGCCGACTACGAACGTCGCCGTGTCGTCTTTTGCCGGAGCGCTCATAACGACTTTTTTGATGCCTCGAGCTAGATACGGCTCGCACTTTTCAGTGGTCAAAAACTTACCCGTACACTCTAAAACCACGTCTGCACCGTAGTCTGCGTAGCTAAGCTCGTTTAGATCCCTTGTTGAAAAAACTCTTATCTTTTTGCCATTTACTTCTATAAAATCGTCGCTTATCACCTTAACGTCTTGCTTAAATTCGCCATGCACGCTGTCGTATTTGAGCAGATAGCGCGTCATGTCGCGCGTCGCCGTATCGTTGATGGCAACAAGCTCAACGTCGTCTCGCTCTAAAATAATACGAGCAGCGCACCTGCCGATACGCCCGAAGCCGTTTATTGCTACTTTAACTGACATCTTAGCTCCTTTTGATATAATTACGCCTAATTCTACAAAAAAGAATTTTAAAACAAATATAAACAAGGCACTTTAATAGATGAAGTTAGCACTTTTTGGCGGGAGCTTTGATCCGGTTCATTTAGGACACGATAGCATTGTGAAAATGGCACTAAGTAGCCTAGATATCGACAAGCTCATCATCATGCCAACTTTTATAAGTCCCTTTAAGAGCGAATTTTCAGCTCCACCAGAGCTTCGCCTAAAGTGGATAAGAGAAATTTGGGGCGGCCTAGAGAAGGTCGAGATTTCTGACTATGAGATAAATTTAGCTCGCCCGGTGCCTACCATAGAGACGGTTAAGTATTTGTATGAGAAATTCAAGATAGAAAAATTTTATCTCATAATAGGCGCGGACCACCTAGCCACACTTAATAAATGGCACGGGTACGAGGAGCTAAAAAATTTAGTGCAGTTTGTGATCGCCAAGCGCAATCACATAGAAATTCCACGTAATTTACAAAAAATGGACGTACACGTGGATGTTAGCTCATCGCAGATCAGGCACCAAAAGGGGCTTGATGAGCTGCCTAGCGAGATAAAAGATGAAATTATAAATTTTTACCAAGGATTAAAGATGCAAGAGAGATCGATGCAAGAGCGCACCGAAAGTATAGTTAAGGTTTTAGACTCAAAAAAGGCTGAAGAGATACAAGTATTTGATATGAGTGGAGATGATTATTTCGTAAAAGCCGTAGTTATCGCTACAACGCTTGGTGAGAGGCATGCTTACTCACTGAGCGAGGATCTAAAAGAGGAGCTTAAACCTCTTGGAGAAAAATTTATAGGGACTGAGAGCTCGCCTGATTGGATCGTGATGGACCTTGGAGACATTTTGATACATCTTTTAAGTCCAGCTTACAGAGCAAAATACAACATCGAAGAGTTTTTGCAAAAACTAAAAACTAGTAAAGAGTCTTAACTAAAACAAGCGATGAGCAAATAAGCCATAAAAATATAAAAAATGCTAGCAAAAATGGTTTTTTGCCCGTCGCTTTAAATATATTCCTATCTATCCCAAATCCCAA
Proteins encoded in this window:
- the gap gene encoding type I glyceraldehyde-3-phosphate dehydrogenase, with protein sequence MSVKVAINGFGRIGRCAARIILERDDVELVAINDTATRDMTRYLLKYDSVHGEFKQDVKVISDDFIEVNGKKIRVFSTRDLNELSYADYGADVVLECTGKFLTTEKCEPYLARGIKKVVMSAPAKDDTATFVVGVNDDKYAGEAIVSNASCTTNGLAPVAKVLNDKFGIVKGLMTTIHAYTNGQSLVDVKAKDFRRSRAAALNIGPTTTGAAKAIAKVLPELNGKMHGQSVRVPVANVSMVDLTAVLKRPASKEEINEAFRAAAESNLKGILFVDDDYRVSSDFCTSAYSSIVASDTTQVIADDMVKVFAWYDNEWGYSTRLVDLAKIVATK
- the nadD gene encoding nicotinate (nicotinamide) nucleotide adenylyltransferase; amino-acid sequence: MKLALFGGSFDPVHLGHDSIVKMALSSLDIDKLIIMPTFISPFKSEFSAPPELRLKWIREIWGGLEKVEISDYEINLARPVPTIETVKYLYEKFKIEKFYLIIGADHLATLNKWHGYEELKNLVQFVIAKRNHIEIPRNLQKMDVHVDVSSSQIRHQKGLDELPSEIKDEIINFYQGLKMQERSMQERTESIVKVLDSKKAEEIQVFDMSGDDYFVKAVVIATTLGERHAYSLSEDLKEELKPLGEKFIGTESSPDWIVMDLGDILIHLLSPAYRAKYNIEEFLQKLKTSKES